From the genome of Oncorhynchus tshawytscha isolate Ot180627B linkage group LG31, Otsh_v2.0, whole genome shotgun sequence, one region includes:
- the LOC112229417 gene encoding sodium/potassium-transporting ATPase subunit beta-1-interacting protein 1 isoform X2 — translation MGKCDGRVTLVAICSLQLMAAFQRQVFDFLGYQWAPILANFLHIMVVILGIFGTVQFRSRYLILYAVWLVLWVGWNSFIICFYLEVGHLSQDRDILMTFNTSLHRSWWMEHGPGCLVTPVLDSRIAPDDHHVITVSGCLLDYQYIEVLSAALQVLLALFGFVYACYVSKVFQDDEDSFDFIGGFESYGYQPPQKTSHLQLQPLYT, via the exons ATGGGGAAATGTGACGGGAGAGTTACACTGGTGGCGATATGTTCACTGCAGCtg atggcagcgttccagagacaggtgtttgaCTTCCTGGGCTACCAGTGGGCTCCTATCCTGGCCAACTTCCTCCATATCATGGTCGTCATACTGGGGATCTTTGGAACAGTGCAGTTCAGATCCCGCTACCTCATACTG TACGCGGTGTGGTTGGTGCTGTGGGTGGGATGGAACTCCTTCATCATCTGTTTCTACCTTGAGGTGGGACACTTGTCTCAG gacaggGACATCCTGATGACGTTCAACACGTCGCTGCATCGGTCCTGGTGGATGGAGCACGGCCCTGGTTGCCTAGTAACGCCGGTGTTGGACTCCCGCATCGCCCCCGACGACCACCATGTCATCACCGTCTCTGGCTGTCTCCTTGACTATCAGTACATTGAGGTGCTGAGTGCCGCGCTACAGGTTCTACTGGCT CTCTTTGGCTTTGTATATGCCTGCTATGTGAGCAAAGTCTTCCAGGATGACGAGGATAGCT ttgatTTCATTGGTGGCTTTGAATCCTATGGTTACCAGCCTCCTCAGAAGACCTCACATCTCCAACTGCAGCCCCTCTACACGTAG
- the LOC112229417 gene encoding sodium/potassium-transporting ATPase subunit beta-1-interacting protein 1 isoform X1, producing the protein MGKCDGRVTLVAICSLQLMAAFQRQVFDFLGYQWAPILANFLHIMVVILGIFGTVQFRSRYLILYAVWLVLWVGWNSFIICFYLEVGHLSQDRDILMTFNTSLHRSWWMEHGPGCLVTPVLDSRIAPDDHHVITVSGCLLDYQYIEVLSAALQVLLALFGFVYACYVSKVFQDDEDSFDFIGGFESYGYQPPQKTSHLQLQPLYTAG; encoded by the exons ATGGGGAAATGTGACGGGAGAGTTACACTGGTGGCGATATGTTCACTGCAGCtg atggcagcgttccagagacaggtgtttgaCTTCCTGGGCTACCAGTGGGCTCCTATCCTGGCCAACTTCCTCCATATCATGGTCGTCATACTGGGGATCTTTGGAACAGTGCAGTTCAGATCCCGCTACCTCATACTG TACGCGGTGTGGTTGGTGCTGTGGGTGGGATGGAACTCCTTCATCATCTGTTTCTACCTTGAGGTGGGACACTTGTCTCAG gacaggGACATCCTGATGACGTTCAACACGTCGCTGCATCGGTCCTGGTGGATGGAGCACGGCCCTGGTTGCCTAGTAACGCCGGTGTTGGACTCCCGCATCGCCCCCGACGACCACCATGTCATCACCGTCTCTGGCTGTCTCCTTGACTATCAGTACATTGAGGTGCTGAGTGCCGCGCTACAGGTTCTACTGGCT CTCTTTGGCTTTGTATATGCCTGCTATGTGAGCAAAGTCTTCCAGGATGACGAGGATAGCT ttgatTTCATTGGTGGCTTTGAATCCTATGGTTACCAGCCTCCTCAGAAGACCTCACATCTCCAACTGCAGCCCCTCTACAC ggccgGGTAG
- the LOC112229417 gene encoding sodium/potassium-transporting ATPase subunit beta-1-interacting protein 1 isoform X3, with the protein MAAFQRQVFDFLGYQWAPILANFLHIMVVILGIFGTVQFRSRYLILYAVWLVLWVGWNSFIICFYLEVGHLSQDRDILMTFNTSLHRSWWMEHGPGCLVTPVLDSRIAPDDHHVITVSGCLLDYQYIEVLSAALQVLLALFGFVYACYVSKVFQDDEDSFDFIGGFESYGYQPPQKTSHLQLQPLYTAG; encoded by the exons atggcagcgttccagagacaggtgtttgaCTTCCTGGGCTACCAGTGGGCTCCTATCCTGGCCAACTTCCTCCATATCATGGTCGTCATACTGGGGATCTTTGGAACAGTGCAGTTCAGATCCCGCTACCTCATACTG TACGCGGTGTGGTTGGTGCTGTGGGTGGGATGGAACTCCTTCATCATCTGTTTCTACCTTGAGGTGGGACACTTGTCTCAG gacaggGACATCCTGATGACGTTCAACACGTCGCTGCATCGGTCCTGGTGGATGGAGCACGGCCCTGGTTGCCTAGTAACGCCGGTGTTGGACTCCCGCATCGCCCCCGACGACCACCATGTCATCACCGTCTCTGGCTGTCTCCTTGACTATCAGTACATTGAGGTGCTGAGTGCCGCGCTACAGGTTCTACTGGCT CTCTTTGGCTTTGTATATGCCTGCTATGTGAGCAAAGTCTTCCAGGATGACGAGGATAGCT ttgatTTCATTGGTGGCTTTGAATCCTATGGTTACCAGCCTCCTCAGAAGACCTCACATCTCCAACTGCAGCCCCTCTACAC ggccgGGTAG